One genomic region from Evansella sp. LMS18 encodes:
- the ytvI gene encoding sporulation integral membrane protein YtvI, with product MRSNTQLLTRVCFLVLWIIIICAGLYILTVYLYPFLIGLLLSLIFLPFVNFLENKFGWHRSAAVFLVISSFIFLFFAAFTLLIAEIAAGLNHLTKSLPGHIEDGFYKLHEWFDTTVLPVYERLLAFTRKLSNEEQQIPVDSQIESLLTDLGSQAGSVIQYFLNNLADLLLSLPNALTVFFFALLASFFITKDWPVMIGWLDSKIHRKIKKLAGNIIYHLKQAVTGYALAQFILVSITGIIVLTGLLILQIKYAVTAALLIALVDLFPYLGTGLIFIPWVLYSFFSGEWSLSIGLSVLYGIVIIQRQLAEPKIISRHIGIPPLALLITLFLSYQIFGVLGLLMGPALFIIAQSLVKAGVIEEIGKYIKEGARKA from the coding sequence ATGAGAAGCAATACTCAGCTGCTTACCCGTGTGTGTTTCCTTGTATTATGGATAATCATTATATGTGCAGGTCTGTATATATTAACCGTCTATTTATACCCTTTCCTGATAGGACTGCTATTATCTTTAATTTTTCTCCCTTTTGTTAACTTTCTCGAAAACAAGTTTGGCTGGCATCGTTCAGCTGCTGTCTTCCTTGTTATTTCCAGTTTCATTTTTTTGTTTTTCGCAGCATTCACGTTGCTCATTGCTGAAATAGCTGCCGGGCTGAATCATCTTACAAAGTCTTTGCCTGGACATATTGAAGACGGATTTTACAAACTTCATGAATGGTTTGATACTACTGTCCTCCCTGTTTATGAAAGGCTCCTCGCTTTTACAAGAAAGCTCAGTAATGAAGAACAGCAAATACCGGTTGATTCACAGATTGAATCCTTGCTGACAGACCTGGGAAGCCAGGCGGGGAGTGTTATTCAGTATTTCCTTAACAATCTCGCTGATTTGCTCCTGTCTCTTCCTAATGCGCTTACTGTGTTCTTTTTCGCTCTGCTCGCTTCTTTTTTCATCACAAAGGACTGGCCAGTAATGATTGGATGGCTGGATAGTAAAATCCACAGGAAAATTAAAAAGCTTGCCGGAAACATAATTTATCATTTAAAACAGGCTGTCACCGGCTACGCACTTGCACAATTTATTTTAGTCTCCATTACCGGGATTATCGTGCTTACAGGACTGCTCATTCTTCAAATCAAGTATGCAGTGACAGCAGCTCTTCTCATTGCACTGGTGGATCTATTTCCTTATTTAGGTACAGGCCTGATATTTATACCGTGGGTCTTATACTCCTTTTTTTCAGGAGAATGGAGCCTTTCAATCGGGCTGTCTGTTCTGTATGGGATTGTAATTATTCAGAGGCAGCTGGCTGAACCTAAAATAATTTCCAGGCATATAGGCATCCCTCCCCTCGCATTGCTCATTACTTTATTTTTAAGCTATCAAATTTTCGGTGTGCTGGGTCTCCTCATGGGGCCGGCCCTGTTTATCATCGCCCAGTCACTCGTAAAAGCCGGTGTAATCGAAGAGATAGGCAAATATATTAAAGAGGGCGCCAGAAAAGCATGA
- a CDS encoding FxsA family protein, translating to MGKILLLLLIVVPALEIAVLILAGNTFGILVTILLIILTGVLGAALAKKEGLNAIRTAQMQASQGQIPSGVILDGVCILVGAVLLLTPGFITDGVGFFLLIPQTRAILKGFLQRIFEKLINSGKVVFINNRRW from the coding sequence ATGGGGAAAATATTATTATTACTGCTTATAGTTGTCCCGGCTCTGGAAATTGCAGTTTTAATACTGGCAGGCAATACATTTGGTATTCTTGTGACAATACTTTTAATTATACTGACAGGGGTCCTGGGAGCTGCCCTTGCTAAGAAGGAAGGCCTGAACGCCATAAGGACCGCCCAGATGCAGGCCTCACAGGGCCAGATACCGAGCGGTGTAATACTTGATGGTGTTTGTATCCTTGTTGGCGCTGTCTTACTGTTAACTCCGGGGTTCATTACTGACGGTGTCGGGTTCTTTTTACTGATCCCTCAGACACGGGCAATCTTAAAAGGCTTCCTGCAGCGTATATTTGAAAAATTAATCAACTCAGGAAAAGTTGTTTTTATTAATAACAGACGCTGGTAA
- the pyk gene encoding pyruvate kinase, producing MRKTKIVCTIGPASESIDKLKELISAGMNVARLNFSHGDHDEHRARIHNIRKAAEELNQNVGILLDTKGPEIRTHTMEGGEIELELGSTVKISMSEVVGTREKFSVSYEGLINDVNVGSVILLDDGLIELKVTEIGDNELTAEVINNGVLKNKKGVNVPGVSVNLPGITEKDANDIIFGIKEDVDFVAASFVRRASDVLEIRELLEEHDAGHIQIIPKIENQEGVDNIDEILEVSDGLMVARGDLGVEIPAEDVPLVQKDLIKKCNKLGKPVITATQMLDSMQRNPRPTRAEASDVANAIFDGTDAIMLSGETAAGSYPVESVQTMRNIAEKTETGLKYEDILRKRSKESEQSITDAISQSVSHTALNLHAAAILTATESGHTARMIAKYRPESPIVAATSSKQVCRALSLTWGVYAQVSERVSTTDEMLQMSVDVAMKAGYIKRGDLVVITAGVPVGKKGTTNLLKVHVVGEVAARGQGIGRKTATGKAVVALNAKEAIEKTNQGDILITPATDRDMMEAFEKASAVITEQGGLTSHAAVVGLSLGIPVIVGVDQAVNLFEDGEEITVDGHHGDIYKGQASVI from the coding sequence GTGAGAAAAACTAAAATTGTATGTACTATAGGTCCAGCAAGTGAAAGTATTGATAAGCTTAAAGAACTTATTTCAGCCGGGATGAATGTAGCCAGGCTTAATTTTTCCCACGGAGACCATGATGAACACAGAGCGAGAATCCATAACATCCGTAAAGCGGCTGAAGAGCTTAACCAGAATGTAGGGATCCTGCTCGATACAAAAGGCCCTGAAATTCGTACACACACTATGGAAGGCGGAGAAATTGAACTGGAGCTTGGTTCCACAGTAAAAATCTCTATGTCTGAGGTAGTGGGCACTCGTGAAAAGTTCTCTGTTTCTTATGAAGGGCTGATCAATGATGTGAACGTCGGTTCCGTAATCCTTCTGGATGATGGTCTGATCGAGCTTAAAGTCACTGAGATTGGAGACAACGAACTTACGGCAGAAGTCATTAACAACGGTGTCCTCAAAAACAAAAAAGGCGTCAACGTACCTGGTGTCAGTGTAAACCTTCCGGGGATCACTGAAAAAGATGCCAATGATATCATTTTTGGCATTAAAGAAGATGTTGACTTTGTTGCAGCTTCTTTTGTTCGCAGGGCTTCTGATGTACTTGAAATCCGTGAGCTCCTGGAAGAGCATGATGCAGGGCACATCCAGATTATCCCTAAGATTGAAAACCAGGAGGGTGTCGACAATATTGATGAAATCCTGGAAGTTTCTGACGGTCTGATGGTTGCAAGGGGAGATCTTGGGGTTGAAATTCCTGCGGAAGATGTACCTCTCGTACAGAAAGATCTGATTAAAAAATGTAATAAACTTGGAAAACCAGTTATAACAGCTACTCAAATGCTTGATTCCATGCAGCGTAACCCACGTCCGACACGTGCGGAAGCAAGTGACGTCGCCAATGCTATTTTTGACGGAACAGATGCCATCATGCTTTCCGGTGAGACTGCCGCAGGTTCCTACCCTGTAGAATCTGTACAGACAATGAGAAACATTGCTGAGAAAACAGAGACTGGCCTAAAGTATGAAGACATTCTCCGCAAGAGAAGTAAAGAAAGCGAACAGTCCATAACAGATGCGATCAGCCAGTCTGTTTCCCACACGGCTTTAAATCTTCATGCTGCTGCTATATTAACTGCTACGGAGAGCGGGCATACAGCGAGAATGATCGCCAAGTACCGCCCTGAGTCACCGATTGTAGCAGCAACCAGCAGCAAGCAGGTTTGCCGCGCACTTTCCCTTACATGGGGAGTTTATGCTCAGGTAAGTGAACGGGTAAGTACAACAGACGAAATGCTTCAGATGTCCGTTGATGTGGCCATGAAAGCCGGTTATATCAAACGCGGCGACCTTGTAGTTATAACTGCAGGAGTCCCTGTCGGCAAAAAAGGCACTACGAACCTTCTGAAAGTTCACGTAGTGGGCGAAGTTGCTGCAAGGGGACAAGGTATCGGCCGTAAAACAGCTACTGGTAAAGCTGTGGTAGCCTTAAATGCTAAAGAAGCTATTGAGAAAACAAACCAGGGAGATATACTCATTACTCCTGCTACAGACCGTGATATGATGGAAGCTTTTGAAAAAGCATCTGCAGTAATCACGGAGCAGGGCGGATTGACATCACACGCCGCTGTCGTAGGCCTCAGCCTTGGAATCCCGGTAATCGTCGGTGTTGACCAGGCAGTGAATCTATTTGAAGATGGAGAAGAAATAACTGTTGACGGCCACCATGGCGATATTTACAAAGGACAGGCAAGTGTAATATAA